A section of the Elizabethkingia anophelis R26 genome encodes:
- the lipB gene encoding lipoyl(octanoyl) transferase LipB, which yields MNSKINHNVIFQELGVLDYQSAWDYQEKLLKSNIDIKINNRQLQPEDTTETENHLLFVEHPHVYTLGKSGHEENMLANNDMLKEIDATYVKTNRGGDITYHGYGQIVGYPVLDLENFYTDIHRYMRELEEIIIRTIAEYGLKGERSPGETGVWLDVGKPYARKICAMGVKASRWVTIHGFALNVNTDLRYFEYIIPCGIKDKQVTSLKRELEREIDMEEVKLKIKKHFQDVFQTEWI from the coding sequence ATGAATTCTAAAATTAATCATAATGTTATTTTTCAGGAACTTGGTGTATTGGATTACCAGTCTGCATGGGACTACCAGGAAAAGCTTCTGAAGAGTAATATAGATATAAAAATAAATAACAGACAGCTTCAGCCGGAAGATACAACAGAAACAGAAAACCATCTCCTTTTTGTTGAACATCCGCACGTTTACACATTGGGGAAAAGCGGGCACGAAGAAAATATGTTAGCCAACAACGATATGCTGAAAGAAATTGATGCTACTTATGTAAAAACAAATCGTGGAGGTGATATCACCTATCATGGTTATGGGCAGATTGTAGGCTATCCTGTTTTGGACCTTGAAAATTTCTATACTGATATTCACCGTTACATGAGGGAGCTGGAAGAAATTATTATCCGTACTATTGCTGAATATGGATTAAAAGGAGAACGTTCTCCAGGAGAAACCGGAGTTTGGCTGGATGTTGGCAAACCATATGCCCGTAAGATTTGCGCAATGGGTGTGAAAGCCAGTCGTTGGGTTACTATCCATGGTTTTGCATTAAATGTAAATACAGATCTTCGTTATTTTGAATATATTATTCCTTGTGGCATAAAAGACAAACAGGTAACATCTCTTAAAAGAGAATTGGAAAGAGAGATAGATATGGAAGAAGTAAAATTAAAAATCAAAAAACATTTTCAGGACGTATTCCAAACTGAATGGATATAG
- a CDS encoding chloride channel protein codes for MKKLLIYIRTRLKQAFDNITNERLKDNLLQAIPFWIASIITGLIAVLYAKIFGWGELLLFKIIHWKSWLIFIITPFAFVLSWWLVDRFAPYAKGSGIPQVMASVDLANPRDRYMIKYLLSFKIIIIKIISSFILIAGGGIIGREGPTIQIAGSVFRKVNELLPKWWPKISQKNMILTGAAAGLSAAFNTPLGGVVFAIEELAKTHISYFKTALFTAVIIAGLTAETLAGPYLYLGYPKTGGTTLWLMFPVILIAAISGIASSYISGLMLKINKFRAKFTHKKQHILFLIGTALIISSLAYFVDKNILGSGKELMEHSLFTSDKHQKWYMPILKMIGSTLSFTSGGAGGIFAPALSIGASIGSVFSGLINLTPEETNVIILAGMVAFLTGITRAPFTSAILVLEMTDRHSLIFHLMLAGMISSIASMIISRHSLYDSLKVGFLEKLNKEVRAPKDKLHLKDLVKRR; via the coding sequence GTGAAAAAACTACTTATTTATATTCGCACTCGGCTAAAGCAAGCTTTTGATAACATAACAAATGAGCGACTGAAAGACAATCTGCTCCAGGCTATCCCTTTCTGGATAGCTTCTATTATAACAGGACTTATAGCAGTACTATATGCTAAAATTTTCGGTTGGGGCGAGCTGTTGCTATTTAAAATTATTCACTGGAAATCGTGGCTGATTTTTATTATAACTCCTTTCGCTTTTGTTTTATCCTGGTGGCTTGTAGACCGTTTTGCACCTTATGCAAAAGGCAGCGGTATTCCTCAGGTCATGGCATCTGTGGATCTGGCAAATCCGAGAGATCGCTATATGATAAAATACCTGTTGAGTTTTAAAATTATTATTATAAAAATCATCTCAAGCTTTATTCTTATTGCTGGTGGTGGTATTATAGGCAGAGAGGGACCAACAATACAGATTGCCGGATCTGTATTCCGAAAGGTTAACGAACTTCTGCCTAAGTGGTGGCCAAAAATTTCACAAAAGAACATGATTCTTACCGGCGCTGCAGCTGGACTTTCAGCGGCATTTAACACCCCTTTGGGTGGTGTCGTATTTGCTATTGAAGAATTAGCAAAAACACATATTAGTTATTTTAAAACAGCACTTTTTACTGCTGTAATTATTGCCGGGCTTACTGCAGAAACACTTGCCGGGCCCTATCTTTACTTAGGGTATCCTAAAACTGGAGGAACTACTCTATGGTTAATGTTTCCTGTAATTCTTATCGCAGCTATCTCCGGAATTGCCAGTAGCTATATTTCGGGTCTCATGCTGAAGATTAATAAATTTCGGGCAAAGTTCACTCATAAAAAGCAACACATTCTCTTTTTAATAGGCACAGCCCTTATCATATCTTCACTTGCTTACTTTGTAGATAAAAATATATTAGGTTCTGGTAAAGAGCTGATGGAACACTCTTTATTCACCAGTGACAAGCATCAAAAATGGTATATGCCGATTCTGAAAATGATTGGCTCTACCCTTTCTTTTACAAGTGGTGGTGCTGGCGGTATTTTTGCTCCAGCTCTTAGCATTGGGGCAAGTATAGGATCTGTCTTTTCCGGATTAATAAACCTGACTCCCGAAGAGACTAATGTTATTATACTGGCAGGAATGGTTGCCTTTTTAACAGGAATTACCCGTGCCCCTTTTACTTCTGCAATTCTTGTATTGGAAATGACGGATCGGCACAGCCTTATATTTCATCTAATGTTGGCAGGTATGATATCTTCTATCGCCTCTATGATTATTAGCAGACACTCATTATATGATTCATTAAAAGTTGGTTTCCTTGAAAAGCTTAATAAAGAAGTGCGTGCTCCTAAAGACAAGCTTCATCTCAAAGATCTGGTAAAAAGAAGATAA
- a CDS encoding glycoside hydrolase family 20 protein, with amino-acid sequence MKMNKVLISLLISAAPFLVSAQYNFDIIPKPSSVSLKNGEYIFPQTIKISISPEFANVKSLLSDYSAFKEEKNIVSTKNTNSGDIRIVKDRQNKFASGAYRLSVNNKGIQIEASDIAGAINGVHTFVQLGLLQKDPSRLSYASIEDQPRFSYRGLHLDVSRHFYPLSFLKKYIDLMALYKFNNFHWHLTDGAGWRLEIKKYPELTNKAAWRTHANWKDWWQNGRQYTEQGNPNASGGFYTQKEAKELVKYAAERGINIIPEIEMPGHSEEVLAVYPELSCSGKPYTQSEFCIGNPKTFEFLQNAIDEVLEIFPSKYIHIGGDEADKKHWASCPKDQALMKKEGLKSVDELQSYAIRKMDQYLQSKGRKLIGWDEILDGGLTPGATVMSWRGESGGIAAANAGHDVIMTPGEFLYFDSYQTDPRTQPEAIGGYLPLDKVYSYNPIPAVLKEEKAKHVLGAQANLWAEYVPTTEHVEYMVFPRALALAEVNWTAFENKNIQDFTKRLQSHYKILQQLQVNYYRPSYNIYSIVKFDSSSGTNKVSLVTEQMSSENIRYTLDGKEPTNESLIYKEPFILNRSAKVKAAYFMNAIKTGPVLDLDIDIHKAIGKKVIYNNKWDGYEAQKEQTLTNGVFGGLTYHDKQWQGFTKDIDVVVDFEKKETFNTVAMRFMQIIGPGVFMPGEMKVLVSDDGVGYKEIGIVKNDIPDTESKLTFKRFELKLKTPIQARYLKIIAPNTKKGYLFTDEIIVY; translated from the coding sequence ATGAAAATGAATAAAGTTCTGATATCTTTATTAATTTCTGCTGCACCATTTTTAGTGTCAGCACAATATAATTTCGATATCATTCCCAAACCTTCTTCCGTATCTTTAAAGAATGGTGAATATATTTTTCCTCAAACCATTAAAATCAGTATTTCACCAGAGTTTGCTAATGTTAAGTCCCTTTTATCTGATTATTCTGCTTTTAAGGAAGAGAAAAATATAGTTAGTACTAAAAATACAAACTCCGGAGATATCCGTATTGTAAAAGATAGGCAAAATAAATTTGCTTCCGGAGCTTATCGATTGTCTGTAAATAACAAAGGTATACAAATTGAAGCGTCAGATATTGCAGGCGCCATTAATGGTGTTCACACTTTTGTACAGCTAGGTTTGCTTCAGAAAGATCCGTCAAGGTTAAGCTATGCTTCTATTGAGGATCAGCCACGCTTTTCATACAGAGGATTGCATTTAGATGTATCCAGACATTTTTATCCTCTTTCTTTCCTGAAAAAATACATAGACCTTATGGCGCTGTATAAATTCAATAATTTCCACTGGCATTTGACTGACGGAGCGGGATGGAGACTGGAAATAAAGAAATACCCGGAATTGACCAATAAGGCAGCCTGGCGTACTCATGCAAACTGGAAAGACTGGTGGCAAAATGGCCGTCAGTATACAGAACAAGGGAATCCTAATGCAAGTGGAGGCTTTTATACACAGAAAGAAGCAAAAGAGTTGGTAAAATATGCTGCTGAGCGAGGTATAAATATAATACCAGAAATAGAAATGCCAGGACATAGTGAAGAAGTGTTGGCTGTTTATCCCGAGTTGTCATGCTCCGGAAAACCATATACTCAAAGCGAATTTTGTATAGGAAATCCCAAAACATTTGAGTTTCTTCAGAATGCAATAGATGAAGTGCTGGAAATTTTTCCTTCCAAATATATACATATAGGCGGAGATGAAGCCGATAAGAAACACTGGGCTTCCTGTCCGAAAGATCAAGCTTTAATGAAAAAGGAAGGGTTGAAATCTGTTGATGAACTTCAGAGTTATGCTATTCGTAAAATGGATCAATATCTACAGTCGAAAGGACGAAAACTTATAGGCTGGGATGAAATTTTAGATGGCGGATTGACACCCGGAGCTACTGTAATGAGCTGGAGAGGAGAGTCAGGGGGGATCGCTGCTGCCAATGCCGGGCATGATGTAATTATGACTCCCGGAGAATTTTTGTATTTTGATAGCTACCAGACTGATCCCAGAACTCAGCCCGAGGCAATAGGAGGATATTTACCTTTGGACAAAGTATATTCTTATAATCCGATCCCTGCAGTATTGAAAGAAGAAAAAGCAAAACATGTATTAGGAGCTCAGGCAAACCTGTGGGCTGAATATGTTCCGACAACAGAACACGTAGAATATATGGTATTTCCCAGAGCTCTTGCATTGGCAGAAGTAAACTGGACAGCTTTTGAGAATAAAAACATTCAGGATTTTACCAAAAGACTGCAGTCTCATTATAAAATTTTGCAACAACTCCAGGTTAATTATTACAGGCCTTCCTATAATATATATAGTATAGTAAAATTTGATTCCTCATCCGGAACTAATAAAGTGAGTTTGGTTACAGAGCAAATGAGCTCTGAAAATATAAGATATACATTAGATGGTAAAGAGCCAACAAATGAGTCCTTAATATATAAGGAACCTTTTATTCTAAATCGGTCTGCAAAAGTCAAAGCTGCATATTTTATGAATGCTATAAAAACTGGTCCGGTTTTAGATCTGGATATAGATATTCATAAAGCAATTGGAAAAAAAGTAATCTATAATAATAAATGGGATGGTTATGAAGCTCAGAAGGAACAGACATTAACGAATGGAGTTTTTGGAGGATTGACTTATCATGATAAGCAATGGCAGGGGTTTACTAAAGATATAGATGTTGTTGTTGATTTTGAAAAAAAGGAAACATTTAATACGGTTGCTATGCGCTTTATGCAAATTATTGGCCCGGGAGTTTTTATGCCCGGAGAAATGAAAGTCTTGGTTTCAGATGATGGAGTAGGCTATAAAGAAATTGGAATTGTAAAAAATGATATCCCGGATACGGAATCAAAATTAACTTTTAAACGATTTGAGCTAAAGTTAAAAACTCCGATACAGGCAAGGTATCTGAAAATTATAGCTCCTAATACAAAGAAAGGGTATTTGTTCACAGATGAAATTATTGTTTATTGA
- a CDS encoding dihydrolipoamide acetyltransferase family protein, with protein MAEYKLLLPSMGEGVMEATIITWLYNEGDTVNEDDSVVEIATDKVDSDVPTPVSGKIVKILKQKDEVAKVGEAIAILEVAGEGNADITAEAPAAAQTTSIEPEVENELMQPIAAQTVATDSLSGTDLYLSPLVKSIAQQENITEAELKSIKGSGLEGRITKEDILAYLSNRGNTTAPTATPVVAKSAPVSTPTSTIPVAAGDEIVPMDRMRKIIAENMVKAKQIAPHVTSFIETDVTNVVKWRNKHKSAFEKREGEKLTFMPIFIKAVVKAIQDFPLINVSVDGDKIIKKKNINIGMATALPDGNLIVPVIKNADQLSLSGLAKAINDLAYRARNKKLRPEDTQGATYTISNVGSFGNLMGTPIIPQPQVAILAVGAIVKKPAVLETPDGDVIAIRNLMFMSHSYDHRVVDGSLGGMFLKHVHDYLQNWDLNTEI; from the coding sequence ATGGCAGAATATAAATTATTACTTCCTTCAATGGGAGAAGGCGTGATGGAAGCGACAATTATCACATGGTTGTATAACGAAGGAGACACTGTAAATGAAGATGACTCCGTTGTAGAAATTGCGACCGATAAAGTTGATTCTGATGTTCCGACTCCTGTTTCCGGTAAAATTGTAAAGATTTTAAAGCAAAAAGATGAAGTAGCAAAAGTTGGTGAGGCTATTGCTATTTTAGAAGTTGCCGGGGAAGGAAATGCTGATATTACTGCAGAAGCTCCTGCAGCTGCACAAACAACTTCTATTGAACCTGAAGTAGAAAATGAATTGATGCAGCCTATCGCTGCACAGACTGTAGCAACGGATTCTTTATCTGGTACAGATTTATATCTTTCTCCATTAGTTAAGTCTATCGCACAGCAGGAGAATATTACTGAAGCAGAGCTAAAGTCTATTAAAGGATCTGGCCTTGAAGGCAGAATTACAAAAGAAGATATCTTAGCATACCTTTCTAACAGAGGTAACACTACAGCGCCAACGGCTACACCAGTAGTTGCTAAAAGCGCACCGGTATCTACTCCGACATCTACAATCCCTGTTGCTGCAGGAGATGAGATTGTTCCAATGGACAGAATGCGAAAAATTATCGCTGAAAACATGGTGAAAGCTAAGCAGATTGCACCACACGTAACTTCGTTTATTGAAACTGATGTTACCAATGTTGTAAAATGGAGAAACAAACACAAATCTGCTTTCGAAAAACGTGAAGGTGAAAAGCTAACTTTCATGCCAATTTTCATAAAAGCTGTTGTTAAAGCTATTCAGGATTTCCCATTAATCAACGTTTCTGTTGATGGTGATAAAATTATTAAAAAGAAAAACATTAATATTGGTATGGCTACTGCCCTTCCGGATGGTAATCTTATTGTTCCGGTAATTAAAAATGCAGATCAGCTTTCTCTTTCTGGTTTAGCAAAGGCAATTAATGACCTGGCTTACAGAGCAAGAAATAAAAAATTAAGACCTGAAGATACACAAGGTGCAACTTATACTATCTCTAATGTAGGAAGCTTTGGAAACTTAATGGGCACTCCTATTATTCCTCAGCCGCAGGTTGCAATTTTAGCTGTGGGTGCTATTGTTAAAAAACCGGCAGTATTGGAAACTCCGGACGGAGATGTTATTGCAATCAGAAACCTTATGTTCATGAGCCACTCTTACGATCACCGTGTAGTAGATGGTTCTTTAGGTGGAATGTTCCTAAAGCATGTTCATGACTATCTTCAAAATTGGGATCTGAATACAGAAATCTAA
- a CDS encoding GNAT family N-acetyltransferase, which translates to MTKNFTIRKATEEDTPVIFSLIKQLAEYEKLSDAVITSEEELRHNIFHEGLSKVLITEENNVPIGFALYFYNFSTFVGKAGLYLEDLFIEPAHRGKGYGKKLLVALAQIAKEKNCGRMEWSVLNWNKPSIEFYESLGAVPMDEWTVYRLTQDKINILANS; encoded by the coding sequence ATGACCAAAAATTTTACAATCCGAAAGGCTACAGAAGAAGATACACCTGTAATTTTCTCTCTAATCAAACAACTCGCAGAATACGAAAAGCTTTCTGATGCTGTTATTACTTCCGAGGAGGAGCTAAGGCATAATATATTCCATGAAGGTTTGTCTAAGGTACTTATTACTGAAGAAAACAATGTGCCGATAGGTTTCGCTCTATATTTTTATAACTTTTCTACTTTCGTTGGAAAGGCCGGGTTATATCTAGAAGATCTTTTTATAGAACCTGCACACAGGGGAAAAGGTTATGGTAAAAAACTTTTAGTTGCTTTAGCGCAAATAGCCAAAGAGAAAAACTGCGGAAGAATGGAATGGTCTGTACTAAACTGGAATAAGCCTTCTATCGAGTTTTATGAATCTCTGGGAGCAGTTCCGATGGATGAATGGACCGTATACAGACTGACTCAGGATAAAATCAATATTCTGGCAAATTCATAA
- a CDS encoding response regulator transcription factor, whose product MRILLLEDDLVLSSEISTFLASNDILCETSSDGEEFLTKTTGAAYDIYLLDINVPKINGLEVTQIVRETDPNTPIIIISAYDDISDKKDAFLRKADDYLVKPFLLEELLLRINSLLRRREAPKKEEEKIVIDDLEILPADGKVYRAGNEINLTVREFQLLKLLADANGRTLSKQHISDQVWQNQFQTTNNTIEVYINFLRKKIDKDFKHKLIHTRPGFGYYLASLK is encoded by the coding sequence ATGCGGATATTACTTTTGGAGGATGATTTGGTATTATCATCAGAGATTTCCACTTTCTTAGCATCTAATGATATTTTATGTGAGACATCATCTGATGGAGAAGAGTTCCTGACAAAGACCACCGGAGCTGCTTATGATATATACCTTCTGGATATCAATGTGCCTAAAATAAACGGATTGGAAGTTACCCAAATTGTAAGGGAAACCGATCCCAATACTCCGATTATTATTATCTCTGCTTATGATGATATTTCTGATAAAAAGGATGCGTTTTTACGTAAGGCAGATGATTATTTGGTAAAGCCCTTTTTGCTTGAGGAACTTTTGTTAAGAATAAATTCTTTACTCAGAAGAAGAGAAGCACCTAAAAAAGAAGAAGAAAAAATTGTAATTGATGATCTTGAGATTCTTCCTGCTGACGGCAAAGTTTACAGAGCTGGTAATGAAATTAACCTTACAGTAAGAGAATTTCAGCTATTAAAGCTTTTGGCCGATGCTAACGGAAGAACCCTTTCGAAGCAACATATTTCTGATCAGGTATGGCAAAATCAGTTTCAAACAACCAATAACACGATTGAGGTTTACATTAACTTTCTAAGAAAGAAAATAGATAAAGACTTTAAGCATAAGTTAATTCATACCCGTCCAGGCTTCGGATATTATCTTGCCAGTCTGAAATGA
- a CDS encoding sensor histidine kinase, whose translation MTLKRKIAFNFSIAYSLIFAIVMVIIYYTSYDFRKEKFLERMHNKLEFTIQLILKNENVDVKGANFEVDEIEDELFHDETLIFNSNKKLIYSTVKDENITWDESLLYQLDQTNEVHVQNKDQELLGAHVKIRDKVYYILVTARDRTGQLKLDFLKYVLIITYLVTTVFVWIFSYNFVKKLLTPLDKFAQQITEITAHKLTTKLEENKSEDEISVLARAFNTMMIRINDVFQAQKEFTASASHEIRTPLTRITFQLENLSNKSDIQPDARATLQNVTKDIHQLSDLTSSLILLTKFDRENIQQIFKEERIDEIIFDAYEVVLKTYPQLYLDFNINENEEPTLAVKGIRSLLEIVFINLFKNAALYSKNTAVSVSIAESENDLRVIIENNGSVIPEEDRNKLFEAFIRGKNSQNITGSGLGLKIVQRILEYHRASIYYSSDSDKNIFTLIFPIHSINK comes from the coding sequence ATGACATTAAAACGTAAAATAGCATTTAACTTTAGTATTGCATATTCTCTGATTTTTGCAATCGTAATGGTTATTATTTATTATACCAGTTACGATTTCAGAAAAGAAAAGTTTTTGGAAAGAATGCATAATAAGTTGGAATTTACCATACAGCTTATTTTAAAAAATGAAAACGTTGATGTTAAGGGTGCTAATTTCGAAGTCGATGAAATTGAAGATGAACTGTTCCATGATGAAACATTAATCTTCAACAGTAATAAAAAACTTATATACAGCACTGTTAAGGACGAGAATATTACATGGGACGAGAGCTTATTATATCAGTTAGATCAGACAAACGAAGTCCATGTCCAGAATAAAGATCAGGAGTTACTTGGAGCCCATGTAAAAATAAGGGATAAAGTCTATTATATTCTGGTAACTGCACGAGACCGTACAGGACAGCTTAAGTTAGATTTTTTAAAATATGTATTGATTATAACATATCTTGTAACCACAGTTTTTGTCTGGATATTCAGCTATAATTTTGTTAAAAAACTATTGACCCCTTTAGATAAATTTGCACAGCAAATTACAGAAATTACGGCCCACAAACTTACTACCAAACTGGAAGAAAATAAGTCTGAAGATGAGATTAGTGTTCTTGCAAGAGCTTTTAATACGATGATGATCCGTATTAATGATGTTTTTCAGGCCCAGAAAGAGTTTACTGCAAGTGCATCACACGAAATCCGTACACCATTAACGAGAATTACTTTTCAGTTAGAGAATTTGAGCAATAAAAGTGATATTCAGCCAGATGCAAGAGCTACCTTGCAAAATGTTACAAAAGATATTCACCAATTGTCTGATTTAACAAGTTCACTTATTCTGCTAACAAAATTTGACAGGGAAAATATTCAGCAAATTTTTAAAGAAGAACGAATTGATGAAATTATTTTCGATGCTTATGAAGTTGTTTTAAAAACCTATCCTCAATTATATCTGGACTTTAATATTAATGAGAATGAAGAGCCAACGTTAGCTGTTAAAGGAATCAGATCATTATTAGAGATTGTTTTCATCAACCTGTTTAAAAATGCGGCACTATATAGTAAAAATACAGCGGTATCTGTTTCTATAGCAGAATCAGAAAATGATCTTCGTGTTATTATAGAAAATAACGGATCTGTTATTCCGGAAGAAGATCGTAATAAACTATTTGAAGCTTTTATAAGAGGCAAAAATTCGCAGAATATAACAGGTTCCGGGTTAGGATTAAAAATTGTGCAGCGAATTCTGGAATACCATCGGGCAAGTATCTATTATTCTTCAGATTCTGATAAGAATATTTTCACTTTAATATTTCCTATACATTCGATAAATAAATAA